In Mytilus edulis chromosome 7, xbMytEdul2.2, whole genome shotgun sequence, a single genomic region encodes these proteins:
- the LOC139481231 gene encoding fatty acid-binding protein 1-like, translated as MAQFIGKWQAGKGSMSNFEAFGKAMGLPAEILEKFENATWTATFTKDGDTWSVEYGSDVSPKRTYSYQEGTELVTTNMFGKGLKLTATFDSDTKMTVMEQTENENGWKSLKVIREIKDDKMIATVQELESGVTMTQEFTRC; from the exons ATGGCTCAATTCATAGGAAAATGGCAAGCTGGCAAAGGTTCAATGTCAAATTTTGAAGCATTTGGTAAAGCTATGG gCCTTCCTGCTGAAATACTTGAAAAGTTTGAAAACGCCACCTGGACTGCTACATTTACTAAAGATGGAGACACTTGGTCAGTTGAATACGGTTCAGATGTTTCACCGAAAAGGACGTATAGTTACCAAGAGGGGACGGAACTAGTTACAACAAATATGTTTGGAAAAGGTCTTAAG ttaacaGCTACATTTGATTCAGATACAAAAATGACAGTTATGGAACAAACTGAAAACGAAAATGGTTGGAAAAGCCTGAAAGTAATCCGAGAAATAAAGGATGACAAGATGATAGCT ACAGTTCAGGAACTTGAAAGTGGAGTAACGATGACACAAGAATTCACAAGATGCTGA
- the LOC139481232 gene encoding fatty acid-binding protein 2, liver-like, translating to MAQFIGKWQAGKGSMSNFEAFGKAMGLPAEITEKFRDSTWTATISKNGDTWSVENESSVSPKRTYSYQEGKELVTTNMFGKGLKLTATFDSDTKMTVMEQTENENGWKSLKAVREIKGDKMITTITELESGVSMTQEFTRC from the exons ATGGCTCAATTCATAGGAAAATGGCAGGCTGGCAAAGGTTCAATGTCAAATTTTGAAGCATTTGGTAAAGCTATGG GCCTTCCTGCTGAAATAACTGAAAAGTTTCGAGACTCTACTTGGACTGCTACGATCAGTAAAAATGGAGACACGTGGTCGGTTGAAAACGAATCTTCTGTTTCACCGAAAAGGACGTATAGTTACCAAGAAGGGAAGGAACTAGTTACAACAAATATGTTTGGAAAAGGTCTTAAG CTAACAGCTACGTTTGATTCCGATACAAAAATGACTGTAATGGAACAGACTGAAAACGAAAATGGTTGGAAAAGTCTCAAAGCAGTCAGAGAAATAAAGGGTGACAAGATGATAACT ACAATTACAGAACTTGAAAGTGGAGTGTCGATGACCCAAGAATTCACAAGATGTTGA
- the LOC139481234 gene encoding fatty acid-binding protein-like isoform X2, protein MAQFLGKWKSVSMSNMEGIGKALGYSDEMIKMAKASTWTFEFTKDGDRWSVSNESNNTPKSTNTYEKEGKELVTKGPSGKCMKLTIKFDSDTKMTVMEKWEQATGWKDVKLVRTIEGNTMTAVLEDLESGEKMTQVFEKCT, encoded by the exons ATGGCTCAATTTTTAGGAAAATGGAAATCAGTATCTATGTCCAATATGGAAGGTATAGGAAAAGCTTTAG GCTATTCAGATGAAATGATAAAGATGGCCAAAGCATCCACCTGGACATTTGAATTCACCAAAGATGGAGATAGGTGGTCAGTGTCAAATGAATCGAACAACACACCAAAATCAACAAATACTTACGAAAAAGAAGGGAAAGAATTGGTTACAAAAGGCCCATCTGGAAAATGTATgaag CTTACTATCAAATTTGACTCGGATACCAAAATGACTGTAATGGAAAAATGGGAACAAGCAACCGGATGGAAAGATGTGAAACTCGTACGAACAATTGAAGGAAACACAATGACAGCA GTTTTGGAAGATCTGGAAAGTGGAGAAAAGATGACCCAAGTATTCGAGAAATGCACATAG